The following are encoded in a window of Flavobacterium sp. WC2421 genomic DNA:
- a CDS encoding DUF1800 family protein gives MASLNPNTAILGIKNAKHLLRRATFVYTKTLIDQYATLTPNQALDLLLIDSPLTLPLPYDPLPTSAPVGYWTENINLIYNPSDQYRQSPILSGWWWFNSIKSPTLKFKLCHFLSTRFTVIKHPEVFGSATEFYDYLRLLLFYSYGNYKTLAKKMTLNNSMLYFLSNTYNVKSSPNENYAREFLELFTIGRGPQIAVGNYTNYTESDIVQAARVLTGFKRQSNRSVIDSETNIPKGYNVFSDHNTSAKIFSSAFNNTTITSATDSMSMDNELNSFVEMIFNQQETAKNICRKLYTYFVKSNISIETENDIIIPLSQELYNNGYEIVPIIRKLLISLHFYDLDDTDPTDETIGAMIKSPIQQLSETCTYLQATIPNPTAEPFDYFQVFWNFVNGTFSLNSNMKLFEPDTVAGHLAYYQSPEYDKKWISGSTLIAKYRLGESLLDGLNRIGNNSTIAAKISISEVIKNSGIISNPSDAYILTSELSNALFAQEANTERTSYFMNSFLLQGLASYYWTDSWNNYISTNNNTVVESRLKLLVIKILRAPESQMF, from the coding sequence ATGGCTTCATTAAATCCAAATACAGCTATTTTAGGTATAAAAAACGCAAAACATTTGTTGCGAAGAGCCACATTTGTATATACAAAAACCTTAATTGATCAATATGCCACATTAACTCCTAATCAAGCGTTAGACTTGTTATTAATCGACTCTCCTCTTACATTACCATTACCTTATGACCCATTACCAACCTCTGCACCTGTAGGGTACTGGACAGAAAATATTAATTTAATTTACAACCCCAGCGATCAATATAGACAATCTCCTATTTTATCTGGCTGGTGGTGGTTTAACTCTATTAAAAGTCCAACTTTAAAATTCAAACTTTGCCATTTCTTATCGACCCGTTTTACAGTAATAAAACATCCAGAAGTTTTTGGGTCTGCTACGGAGTTTTATGACTATCTCCGATTGTTATTATTCTATTCCTATGGTAATTATAAAACATTAGCCAAAAAGATGACACTTAATAATTCTATGCTTTACTTTTTGAGCAATACTTATAATGTCAAATCTTCTCCAAATGAAAACTACGCCCGAGAGTTTTTGGAATTATTTACAATAGGAAGAGGCCCTCAAATAGCAGTAGGTAATTATACCAATTACACTGAATCCGACATCGTTCAAGCCGCAAGAGTTCTAACGGGTTTTAAAAGACAGTCGAATAGATCCGTTATAGATTCCGAAACAAATATCCCTAAAGGATACAATGTGTTTTCCGACCATAATACCAGTGCCAAAATTTTTAGTAGTGCATTTAACAACACCACAATAACATCTGCAACAGACAGCATGTCAATGGATAACGAATTAAATAGCTTTGTTGAAATGATCTTTAATCAACAAGAAACAGCTAAAAATATTTGTAGAAAACTCTATACTTATTTTGTAAAAAGCAATATTAGTATCGAAACAGAAAATGATATTATAATTCCTTTATCACAAGAGCTTTACAATAACGGATATGAAATTGTTCCAATAATACGAAAATTACTCATTAGCCTACATTTTTATGATTTAGATGATACCGATCCAACAGACGAAACTATTGGGGCAATGATCAAATCTCCAATTCAACAATTGTCAGAAACCTGTACGTATCTTCAGGCAACAATACCAAACCCTACAGCAGAGCCATTTGATTATTTCCAAGTGTTTTGGAACTTTGTAAACGGTACCTTTTCACTAAACTCTAATATGAAGTTATTTGAACCCGATACAGTTGCGGGACATCTTGCTTATTATCAGTCACCCGAATATGACAAAAAATGGATTTCTGGATCTACCCTAATTGCAAAATACAGATTAGGAGAATCACTACTTGATGGATTAAATAGAATAGGCAACAACAGTACAATCGCTGCTAAAATCTCTATTTCTGAAGTCATAAAAAATAGTGGAATTATCTCAAATCCTTCTGACGCTTATATATTAACTTCCGAATTATCCAATGCCCTTTTTGCTCAAGAAGCAAATACAGAACGTACTTCTTATTTTATGAATTCATTTTTATTGCAGGGTCTTGCTTCCTATTACTGGACTGACTCTTGGAATAATTACATAAGCACAAATAACAATACTGTAGTAGAATCCCGATTAAAACTATTAGTAATTAAAATATTAAGAGCTCCCGAATCTCAAATGTTTTAG
- the hpt gene encoding hypoxanthine phosphoribosyltransferase has product MIQLHDKQFVPFISAKEIEFAIAKMVAQIEDDFADEIPVFIGVLNGSFMVVSDFMKSYKKPCELSFIKMASYEGTTSTDEVKQLIGLNQDLSGRSVVIIEDIVDTGNTIVELKELFKKQNVKHFKIATLFFKPEAYKKDIKVDYVGIRIPNKFIVGFGLDYDGLGRNLPEVYKLKE; this is encoded by the coding sequence ATGATTCAACTTCACGATAAACAATTTGTTCCATTTATTTCTGCCAAAGAAATTGAGTTTGCAATTGCAAAAATGGTAGCACAAATAGAAGATGATTTTGCAGATGAAATTCCTGTCTTTATAGGAGTTCTAAATGGCTCTTTTATGGTAGTTTCTGATTTTATGAAAAGCTATAAAAAACCATGCGAACTAAGCTTTATTAAAATGGCTTCTTACGAGGGAACTACATCAACGGATGAGGTAAAACAGTTAATAGGATTAAATCAGGACTTGTCAGGGCGTTCAGTTGTTATAATAGAAGATATTGTTGATACTGGAAATACTATAGTAGAGCTGAAAGAATTATTCAAAAAGCAAAACGTAAAGCATTTCAAAATCGCAACTTTATTTTTCAAACCTGAAGCGTATAAAAAAGATATCAAAGTTGACTATGTTGGAATTAGAATTCCAAATAAATTTATAGTTGGTTTTGGTTTAGATTATGATGGACTAGGAAGAAACTTACCAGAAGTATATAAATTAAAAGAATAA
- a CDS encoding adenylate kinase: MINIVLFGKPGAGKGTQAEFLKEKYKLTHISTGDVFRFNLKNDTELGKQARVYMDAGDLVPDELTTKMLIDEVNKHPDTNGILFDGYPRTISQAEALDAFLTTINSSVAATIALEADDEILIQRLLERGKTSGRIDDQDEDKIRNRYQEYNEKTAPLMGYYDKQGKFYAVNGIGTIQEITERLSTVIDNL; the protein is encoded by the coding sequence ATGATTAATATCGTTTTATTTGGGAAACCAGGAGCAGGAAAAGGAACTCAAGCCGAGTTTTTAAAAGAAAAATACAAGTTAACTCATATTTCCACTGGAGATGTATTTCGTTTCAATTTGAAAAATGATACAGAACTAGGAAAACAAGCAAGAGTCTACATGGATGCTGGAGATCTAGTGCCAGATGAATTGACAACAAAAATGCTAATTGATGAGGTAAATAAACATCCGGATACTAATGGAATTTTATTTGACGGATATCCTAGAACAATATCTCAAGCCGAAGCATTAGATGCTTTTCTTACGACAATTAACTCTAGTGTTGCTGCCACAATTGCTCTTGAAGCCGATGATGAAATCCTGATTCAACGTTTATTAGAAAGAGGAAAAACAAGTGGTAGAATTGACGATCAAGACGAAGACAAAATCAGAAATCGGTACCAAGAATACAATGAGAAAACTGCGCCATTAATGGGGTATTACGATAAACAAGGAAAATTTTATGCCGTAAACGGTATTGGGACAATCCAAGAAATTACAGAGCGTTTAAGTACGGTTATAGATAATTTATAG
- a CDS encoding hemolysin family protein: protein MSEIALISARKNRLESAAKKGNKSAKIALELANSPNKFLSTVQIGITLIGILTGIYSGDKITLNVETFVNGFEILKPYSHTIAVGIVVVVLTFFSLVLGELLPKRIGMNHPVSIAKAVAMPMKMVSIVTAPFIWLLTHATEFLLKVLQIKPNADGKVTEEEIKAFIKEGTEGGEVQEIEQDIVERVFHIGDRKINSLMTHRKSVVFLQQDANKSQIKEYIIKDLHSIYPVYGADYDDIVGVVNLKSIFARIDNETIHLSEIMTDAPFMMEHTTAYKALEKFKKSGIHYSFVADEYGVFQGVITLNDILEALVGDASDFYKEDFQLIEREDGSWLVDGHYSLHDFLTYFELDDLINDYDVTTVSGLIMTELSHIPKQGEKLVWHRFELEVIDMDGIKIDKVMVKSL from the coding sequence ATGTCTGAAATTGCATTGATTTCAGCAAGAAAAAATAGATTAGAATCTGCTGCCAAAAAAGGGAACAAAAGTGCTAAGATAGCATTAGAGTTGGCCAATTCACCTAATAAGTTTTTATCCACTGTTCAAATAGGGATTACGTTAATAGGTATCTTAACAGGTATTTATAGTGGGGATAAAATCACTTTGAATGTCGAGACTTTTGTTAATGGTTTTGAAATTTTAAAACCGTATTCCCATACCATTGCGGTAGGAATAGTTGTAGTGGTTTTGACCTTTTTCTCATTAGTTTTGGGAGAATTATTGCCAAAAAGAATTGGTATGAATCATCCTGTATCCATTGCTAAAGCAGTCGCAATGCCTATGAAAATGGTTTCAATTGTAACGGCACCATTTATTTGGTTATTAACACATGCCACTGAGTTTTTACTGAAGGTTTTGCAAATAAAACCCAATGCTGATGGTAAAGTAACCGAAGAAGAGATAAAAGCTTTTATAAAAGAAGGTACCGAAGGCGGAGAAGTGCAAGAAATTGAACAAGATATTGTTGAGCGTGTTTTTCATATTGGAGATAGAAAGATAAACTCATTGATGACGCATAGAAAATCAGTGGTTTTCTTGCAACAAGATGCAAATAAGAGTCAGATTAAGGAATACATAATAAAAGATTTGCATTCTATTTATCCAGTTTATGGTGCCGATTATGATGATATTGTAGGGGTTGTAAATTTGAAAAGCATTTTTGCGCGGATAGATAATGAAACGATTCATCTTTCTGAAATAATGACTGATGCGCCATTCATGATGGAGCATACTACAGCTTATAAAGCATTAGAGAAATTTAAAAAATCAGGAATTCATTATTCTTTTGTGGCTGATGAATATGGTGTTTTTCAAGGAGTCATTACGTTAAATGATATTTTGGAAGCATTAGTGGGTGATGCGTCTGATTTTTACAAAGAAGATTTTCAATTGATAGAAAGAGAAGATGGTTCGTGGTTAGTGGATGGCCATTATTCACTGCATGATTTTCTTACCTATTTTGAATTGGACGATTTGATAAATGATTATGATGTGACAACCGTTAGCGGATTAATTATGACAGAGCTTTCACATATACCAAAACAAGGTGAAAAACTAGTTTGGCATCGATTTGAGTTGGAAGTTATTGATATGGATGGTATAAAGATTGATAAAGTAATGGTGAAATCATTATGA
- the obgE gene encoding GTPase ObgE: protein MTEGNFVDYVKIFVSSGKGGKGSTHLHREKFIEKGGPDGGDGGRGGHVFLVGNKGLWTLFHLKFARHIKAGNGGDGSGDRSTGADGDDKFIEVPLGTVVKDKETGEILFEITEDGEKQVLSRGGKGGLGNWHFRSSTNQTPRYSQPGLPGVEMDVILELKVLADVGLVGFPNAGKSTLLSVLTSAKPKIADYPFTTLKPNLGIVAYRDFQSFVIADIPGIIEGAAEGKGLGHYFLRHIERNSTLLFLVPVDTPDIKGEYDILVNELTKYNPEMLDKERLLVISKCDMLDDELKAELKTELDVAFKDVPYMFISSVAQQGLTELKDKLWKMLND, encoded by the coding sequence ATGACTGAAGGGAACTTCGTAGATTACGTAAAAATATTTGTTTCTTCCGGTAAAGGAGGAAAGGGGTCTACGCACTTGCATAGAGAGAAATTTATTGAAAAAGGAGGACCTGATGGAGGTGATGGTGGACGTGGTGGACACGTGTTTTTAGTTGGGAACAAAGGACTTTGGACTTTGTTTCATCTTAAATTTGCAAGACATATCAAAGCCGGTAACGGTGGAGATGGTAGTGGTGATAGAAGTACTGGAGCTGATGGAGATGATAAATTTATCGAAGTGCCATTAGGAACTGTTGTAAAAGACAAAGAAACAGGTGAGATCTTATTTGAAATTACTGAGGATGGAGAGAAACAAGTGTTGTCTAGAGGAGGTAAAGGAGGTTTAGGAAACTGGCATTTTAGAAGTTCTACAAATCAAACACCAAGATATTCTCAACCTGGATTACCTGGTGTTGAAATGGATGTTATTCTAGAACTTAAAGTTTTGGCCGATGTAGGTTTGGTAGGTTTTCCTAATGCAGGAAAATCAACATTATTGTCTGTATTGACATCTGCAAAACCTAAGATTGCTGATTATCCTTTTACCACTTTAAAACCAAATCTTGGAATTGTGGCTTACAGAGATTTTCAATCTTTTGTAATTGCTGATATTCCTGGAATTATTGAAGGTGCTGCTGAAGGAAAAGGATTAGGACATTATTTCTTACGTCATATTGAACGTAACTCTACTTTGTTGTTCTTAGTTCCTGTGGATACCCCAGACATTAAAGGAGAGTACGATATTCTTGTAAACGAATTGACAAAATACAATCCTGAAATGCTAGATAAAGAGCGTTTGTTAGTAATATCAAAATGTGATATGCTGGATGACGAATTAAAAGCAGAGCTTAAAACTGAGTTGGATGTCGCATTTAAAGATGTTCCTTATATGTTCATTTCGTCTGTTGCGCAACAAGGATTGACGGAGTTGAAAGATAAGCTATGGAAAATGTTGAATGACTAA
- a CDS encoding DUF962 domain-containing protein, whose translation MKTLDQWFEEYSVSHKNVTNKKIHYLCVPLIFFSVVGLFMSIPNQILEPLGSLHPVFANWAFVVLIFVLLFYFRLSMAMGLKMLLFTALCLVGNYIISQTFPLLWFSIAVFTIGWIGQFYGHKIEGKKPSFIKDLQFLLIGPAWVIDSVFKMN comes from the coding sequence ATGAAAACATTAGATCAATGGTTTGAAGAGTACAGTGTAAGTCATAAAAACGTGACTAATAAAAAAATTCATTACCTCTGTGTGCCTTTAATCTTTTTTTCAGTAGTTGGACTGTTTATGAGTATACCAAATCAAATCCTCGAACCTCTAGGTTCATTACATCCCGTTTTTGCCAATTGGGCTTTTGTTGTTTTAATCTTTGTATTGCTTTTCTATTTTAGATTATCAATGGCAATGGGATTAAAAATGTTACTATTTACAGCTCTTTGTTTAGTTGGTAATTATATTATTTCACAAACATTTCCTTTATTATGGTTTTCTATTGCCGTATTCACTATTGGCTGGATAGGACAATTTTACGGACACAAAATAGAAGGCAAAAAACCATCTTTCATCAAGGATTTACAGTTTTTACTTATTGGCCCAGCTTGGGTTATAGATTCCGTTTTTAAGATGAATTAA
- a CDS encoding glycosyltransferase family protein, with translation MKIFYAIQATGNGHISRAMQLYPYLQKYGTIDFFLSGNNASLDIKLPVKYKSKGCSLHYSKCGGLNYWDIVKNIKPRQIYKDAESLPLKDYDIIINDFDSITSLACKMQNVNSVQLGHQASFISTHTPRPEKKSLMGEMILKHYAPSRKNIGLHFEKYDSFILPPIIKDEIIASEPTNLKHITVYLPSFDKDCLEKAFNSIPGIQFHWFLNTVEQIHKIGNITYFPVNQKKFNKSLITCEGIITGGGFETPSEALYLGKKVLSIPIRNHYEQECNAAALKKLGVPVVYEVGDDFNTIIENWIDLDLIYPKMQANNIPETLEYLFDTYKD, from the coding sequence ATGAAAATATTTTATGCAATACAAGCTACTGGTAATGGACACATCAGTAGAGCAATGCAACTTTATCCTTATTTACAAAAATACGGAACTATAGATTTCTTTTTAAGCGGAAACAATGCCAGCCTCGATATTAAGCTACCTGTAAAATACAAAAGCAAAGGCTGTAGTTTACATTACAGCAAATGTGGTGGATTAAATTATTGGGATATTGTAAAAAATATTAAACCCAGACAAATTTACAAAGATGCTGAATCACTGCCTTTAAAAGACTATGATATAATTATAAATGATTTTGATTCTATAACCTCTTTGGCCTGTAAAATGCAAAATGTTAACTCGGTACAATTAGGACATCAAGCTAGCTTCATTTCGACACATACTCCAAGACCAGAAAAAAAGAGCCTAATGGGAGAAATGATCTTAAAACACTACGCTCCATCTCGAAAAAACATTGGCTTGCATTTTGAAAAATATGATTCTTTCATCCTTCCACCAATCATTAAAGATGAAATCATAGCATCAGAACCAACCAATTTAAAGCACATTACAGTGTATTTACCTTCCTTTGATAAAGATTGCTTAGAAAAAGCCTTTAATAGCATTCCTGGGATTCAATTTCACTGGTTCCTTAATACAGTGGAACAAATACACAAAATAGGCAACATTACCTATTTCCCTGTAAATCAAAAAAAATTCAATAAAAGCCTTATTACTTGTGAGGGAATCATTACTGGTGGCGGATTTGAAACTCCTTCCGAAGCTTTGTATCTTGGTAAAAAAGTACTTTCCATACCTATTCGTAATCATTACGAACAAGAGTGCAATGCTGCTGCTTTAAAAAAACTGGGGGTTCCCGTTGTCTATGAAGTGGGGGATGATTTTAATACGATTATAGAAAACTGGATTGATTTAGATCTTATCTATCCAAAAATGCAGGCCAATAATATCCCCGAAACCCTCGAATACTTATTTGACACTTACAAAGACTAA
- a CDS encoding tetratricopeptide repeat protein → MKYILNFILFFPLVVLSQSNFDKGQSLFEAGKLDQAEIVFESILKTDPTNLKTIEYLGDIAGQNKSWDKAIELYEKLKGLKPSEANFQYKYGGALAMKALSVNKFRALGMVDEIKESFEKAIALNPRHIESRWALIELYIQLPGIVGGSETKAIQYSNELYKLSAVDGLLSKGHIDEYFKRYVKAEQQYKKAIAVGNSVKSYQMLANLYKNKMKEPAKAEAVLLIIKNLNSTPKKNI, encoded by the coding sequence ATGAAATACATTTTAAACTTCATTTTATTTTTCCCACTCGTAGTATTGTCTCAATCTAATTTTGATAAAGGACAAAGTTTATTTGAGGCAGGGAAATTGGATCAGGCCGAAATTGTTTTTGAAAGTATTTTAAAAACGGATCCAACAAATTTAAAAACAATTGAATATTTAGGAGATATAGCAGGTCAGAATAAATCCTGGGATAAAGCTATAGAACTGTATGAAAAATTAAAGGGGTTAAAGCCATCTGAAGCCAATTTTCAATATAAATACGGCGGTGCTTTAGCTATGAAAGCTTTGAGCGTTAATAAATTTAGGGCTTTAGGGATGGTAGATGAAATCAAAGAATCTTTTGAAAAAGCGATAGCACTTAATCCGAGGCATATTGAATCCAGATGGGCATTAATTGAATTGTACATTCAGTTGCCTGGAATTGTAGGGGGAAGTGAAACAAAAGCAATACAATATTCAAATGAATTATATAAACTTTCAGCTGTTGATGGACTTTTGTCTAAAGGGCATATAGATGAGTATTTTAAGAGATACGTTAAGGCAGAGCAGCAATATAAAAAAGCAATTGCAGTTGGGAATTCTGTAAAAAGTTACCAAATGCTGGCTAATTTGTACAAAAACAAAATGAAAGAACCTGCAAAGGCAGAGGCAGTTTTGTTAATTATAAAAAATTTAAATTCAACACCTAAGAAAAATATATGA
- the murC gene encoding UDP-N-acetylmuramate--L-alanine ligase, whose product MRTHFIAIGGSAMHNLALALHNKGYQVSGSDDAIFEPSKSRLDKKGILPAELGWFPEKVTPDVEAVILGMHAKADNPELLKAQELGLKIYSYPEFLYEQSKNKTRVVIGGSHGKTTITSMILHVMHYHDIAVDYMVGAQLEGFDTMVHLTEENDFIVLEGDEYLSSPIDRRPKFHLYQPNIALISGIAWDHINVFPTYENYVEQFEIFIGKITNGGILVYNEEDPEVKRVAEEATNPIRKLPYTTPNYKVENGITLLETPEGDMPIEVFGGHNLNNLAGAKWICQNMGVDEADFYEAIASFKGASKRLEKIAESITSVAYKDFAHSPSKVAATTKAVKEQYPDRTLVACLELHTYSSLNAEFLKEYEGALEHADVAVVFYSPDAVKIKQLEEVTYEQIANAFNRKDLIIYTNPIEFKEYLFGLNFDNSALLLMSSGNYGGLNFDEVKKIIE is encoded by the coding sequence ATGAGAACTCATTTTATCGCTATCGGTGGTAGCGCCATGCACAATTTGGCTTTAGCATTACATAATAAAGGATACCAAGTGTCGGGTAGTGATGATGCTATTTTTGAACCATCAAAATCACGTTTAGATAAAAAAGGAATTTTACCAGCTGAATTGGGTTGGTTTCCTGAAAAAGTCACTCCAGATGTCGAAGCAGTAATTCTAGGAATGCATGCTAAGGCAGACAATCCTGAATTATTAAAAGCGCAAGAATTAGGATTGAAAATTTATTCATATCCAGAGTTTTTATACGAACAGTCTAAAAATAAAACCCGAGTTGTAATTGGCGGTTCTCATGGTAAAACGACCATTACTTCGATGATTCTTCATGTAATGCATTATCATGATATTGCTGTAGATTATATGGTGGGAGCACAATTAGAAGGGTTTGATACCATGGTTCATCTTACGGAAGAGAATGATTTTATTGTTCTTGAAGGAGATGAATACTTGTCGTCACCAATTGACAGACGACCAAAATTTCATTTGTATCAACCTAATATCGCTTTGATTTCTGGAATAGCTTGGGACCACATTAATGTTTTTCCAACCTATGAAAATTATGTAGAACAGTTCGAAATTTTTATTGGTAAAATTACAAATGGGGGGATTCTAGTGTACAATGAAGAAGATCCTGAAGTAAAAAGGGTAGCGGAAGAAGCTACCAATCCAATCCGTAAACTGCCATATACTACTCCAAATTATAAAGTTGAAAATGGAATTACATTATTAGAAACTCCAGAAGGAGATATGCCTATCGAAGTTTTTGGTGGACATAATTTAAATAATTTGGCTGGTGCCAAATGGATTTGTCAAAACATGGGTGTTGATGAAGCTGATTTTTATGAAGCAATTGCCAGTTTTAAAGGAGCTTCAAAACGATTGGAAAAAATTGCCGAAAGTATAACGAGTGTTGCTTATAAAGATTTTGCGCATTCTCCAAGTAAGGTAGCTGCAACTACCAAAGCGGTAAAAGAGCAATATCCAGACAGAACTTTGGTGGCTTGTTTAGAATTGCACACCTATAGCAGCTTAAACGCTGAGTTTTTGAAAGAATATGAAGGGGCTCTTGAACATGCTGATGTAGCGGTGGTGTTTTATTCGCCTGATGCAGTTAAAATTAAGCAATTAGAGGAAGTTACATATGAGCAAATTGCAAATGCTTTTAATAGAAAAGACTTAATTATATATACGAATCCTATTGAGTTTAAAGAGTATTTGTTTGGCTTAAATTTTGATAATTCTGCTTTGCTGTTGATGAGTTCTGGTAATTATGGCGGATTGAATTTTGATGAAGTCAAAAAAATAATAGAATAA
- a CDS encoding GNAT family N-acetyltransferase, with protein sequence MEDQIKIIKTTSENKDFISLVGDLDKSLWETYPELKSNYWGNNIIELNRNVVIVYNDDVAVACSCFKKYDKNTIEIKRMFVSPEIRGKRLAQRMLQELESWAKELGFSFSVLETLYKQEAAIGMYQKAGYFIIDNYPPYEGLGNSICMKKSI encoded by the coding sequence ATGGAAGATCAAATTAAAATCATAAAAACGACTAGTGAAAATAAAGATTTTATTTCATTGGTAGGAGATTTAGACAAGAGTTTGTGGGAAACCTATCCAGAGTTGAAATCCAATTATTGGGGCAATAACATTATTGAATTAAATCGGAATGTAGTAATCGTTTATAATGATGATGTGGCAGTTGCCTGTTCTTGCTTCAAGAAATATGATAAAAATACAATCGAAATAAAACGTATGTTTGTTTCTCCTGAAATACGTGGGAAAAGATTGGCACAAAGAATGTTACAGGAATTAGAATCTTGGGCAAAGGAGTTGGGTTTTTCTTTTTCGGTTTTGGAAACCTTGTATAAACAAGAAGCGGCTATTGGTATGTATCAAAAAGCAGGTTATTTTATTATAGATAATTACCCACCTTATGAAGGTTTGGGGAATAGTATTTGTATGAAAAAAAGCATTTAA
- the radC gene encoding DNA repair protein RadC, which produces MEQNNFPITHWSEDDKPREKLMLKGKSVLSDAELIAILIGSGSRNESAVELSKRILKSVNNNLNALGKLSISQLITFKGIGEAKAISIIAALELGRRRRTEDALELVKITSSKAIFELMQPIIGELPHEEFWIVYLNNSNKVISKAQLSKGGITGTLVDVRLVFKNALELGATGLILCHNHPSGTLIPSDADKQITKKLKLAGVSLEIIVLDHLIVTETSYFSFVDEGIF; this is translated from the coding sequence GTGGAGCAAAATAATTTTCCGATTACCCATTGGTCCGAAGACGACAAACCTCGTGAAAAGTTGATGCTGAAAGGCAAAAGCGTATTAAGCGATGCAGAGTTGATTGCTATTTTAATTGGTTCTGGTAGTAGAAACGAATCGGCGGTGGAGTTAAGCAAGCGTATTTTAAAGAGTGTAAATAACAACTTGAATGCGTTAGGGAAATTGTCTATTTCACAATTGATAACATTTAAAGGAATTGGAGAGGCAAAGGCCATTTCTATTATTGCAGCTCTTGAATTAGGGCGACGAAGAAGAACTGAAGATGCGTTAGAGTTAGTAAAAATAACTTCTAGTAAAGCGATTTTTGAATTAATGCAGCCTATAATAGGAGAATTGCCACATGAGGAATTTTGGATTGTTTATTTAAATAATTCGAATAAAGTGATTTCAAAAGCACAATTGAGTAAAGGTGGGATAACTGGAACTTTGGTGGATGTGAGGCTGGTTTTTAAAAACGCATTGGAACTAGGAGCAACTGGTTTAATTTTATGTCACAATCATCCTTCGGGAACGTTAATTCCTAGTGATGCTGACAAGCAAATAACCAAGAAATTGAAGTTAGCGGGTGTTAGTCTTGAGATTATAGTTTTAGATCATTTAATTGTTACTGAAACAAGTTATTTTAGTTTTGTAGACGAAGGAATATTTTAA
- a CDS encoding YjjG family noncanonical pyrimidine nucleotidase encodes MKIDNIKDVFFDLDHTLWDFDKNSEITFENIFNRNHPTVAIKSFIEKYVPINQACWKLYQYDKITHQELRYNRLKQSFDALNYTISDREIDIIADEYIEYLPDNNHLFDGTFEILDYLNEKYNLHIITNGFADVQYRKISNSKLTNYFDTVTNSEMAGVKKPNPIIFEYALDLAKAKKEHSIMIGDSLDADVQGALDSGLDAIFFSEAVFPVEKHIKQINHLLEIKNYL; translated from the coding sequence ATGAAAATAGATAATATAAAAGATGTGTTTTTTGATTTAGATCATACGCTTTGGGATTTTGATAAGAATTCTGAAATTACTTTTGAGAACATATTTAATAGAAATCACCCAACTGTTGCCATAAAATCGTTTATTGAGAAATATGTACCTATTAATCAGGCTTGTTGGAAACTCTATCAATATGATAAAATAACGCATCAGGAATTGCGTTACAATAGATTAAAGCAATCTTTTGATGCATTGAACTATACTATTTCAGATAGAGAAATTGATATTATAGCTGATGAATATATTGAATATTTACCGGATAATAATCACCTTTTTGATGGAACATTTGAAATTTTGGATTATTTAAATGAAAAGTACAACCTTCATATTATTACGAATGGTTTTGCAGATGTTCAGTATAGAAAAATCAGTAATTCAAAATTAACGAATTACTTTGATACGGTTACTAATTCTGAAATGGCAGGAGTGAAGAAACCAAATCCCATTATTTTTGAATATGCATTAGATTTGGCCAAAGCCAAAAAAGAACATAGTATTATGATTGGGGATTCCTTAGATGCTGATGTTCAAGGAGCGTTAGATAGTGGATTAGATGCTATTTTTTTTAGTGAAGCTGTTTTTCCAGTTGAAAAGCATATAAAACAAATTAATCATTTATTAGAAATTAAAAATTATTTATAA